From a region of the Mauremys mutica isolate MM-2020 ecotype Southern chromosome 12, ASM2049712v1, whole genome shotgun sequence genome:
- the LOC123345415 gene encoding E3 ubiquitin-protein ligase TRIM39-like, giving the protein MASAAPKEKALEEATCSICLEYLTEPVTIDCGHNFCRACITQYSEHREPESGTKVPCPQCRAPFQKQKLRPNTQLADIVENVKKLRLQPGKEQKKNLCERHQEKLQLFCEEDREAICLVCRESRSHRAHAVLPIQEAALDYKVKLRGALGPLRKQLEGCLALASKEEKKTTEWQDNVENHRRLITREFKKLHQFLSEEEQLLLQRLAEEEREILQKLQDNITKLSEQSAALINLIMEMEEKCQQPAVELLKDMKSALIRNENVTLQQPGVVSPALKNVYKVCLDMREMLERFTVDVTLDPDTAHPNLVLSEDRKRVRHGDTRQNLPDNPERFDCCHCVLGTEGFTGGRRYWEVEVGDKTDWMLGVCRESVSRKGWVILTTEDGYWTMWLWHGEYKVLTSPRTSLPVSIRPSRVGIFLDYEAGEVSFYNVTDRSHLFTFTGTFSGKLRPYFCPGLNAGGKNVAPLIICPVPAQAIGNLSLTVTSRAENVPSSC; this is encoded by the exons ATGGCCTCAGCAGCTCCCAAAGAGAAAGCATTAGAAGAAGCCACTTGCTCCATCTGCCTGGAGTATCTGACAGAGCCGGTGACCATAGACTGtgggcacaacttctgccgagcctgcatcaccCAGTACAGTGAGCACAGGGAGCCTGAATCAGGCACAAAGGTTCCCTGTCCCCAGTGCCGAGCTCCCTTCCAGAAACAGAAACTCCGGCCCAACACGCAGCTGGCTGATATTGTAGAGAACGTCAAAAAACTGAGGTTACAGCCAGGGAAAGAGCAGAAGAAAAATCTGTGTGAGAGACACCAGGAGAAGCTCCAACTCTTCTGTGAGGAGGACAGAGAAGCCATCTGTTTGGTGTGCAGAGAGTCCCGGTCTCACCGAGCTCATGCTGTGCTCCCCATACAGGAGGCTGCCCTGGATTACAAG GTGAAACTCCGGGGAGCCCTGGGACCTCTGAGGAAGCAGTTAGAGGGGTGCCTGGCATTGGCGTCCAAAGAGGAGAAGAAAACCACAGAGTGGCAG GACAATGTGGAGAATCACAGACGGTTGATCACACGTGAATTTAAGAAACTGCACCAGTTTCTGAgtgaggaggagcagctgcttctgcagagactggcggaggaggagagggagattcTGCAGAAGCTGCAGGACAATATAACAAAACTCTCAGAGCAGAGTGCTGCTCTGATCAATCTCATCATGGAGATGGAGGAGAAGTGTCAGCAACCAGCTGTTGAGCTGCTGAAG GATATGAAAAGCGCATTGATCAG GAATGAGAATGTGACACTCCAGCAACCAGGAGTTGTgtctcctgccctgaagaacgTGTATAAAGTCTGCCTTGACATGAGGGAAATGCTGGAGAGGTTCACTG tggacgtgactctggatccagacacagcTCATCCCAATCTTGTCCTGTCTGAAgatcggaaacgtgtgagacATGGAGACACACGACAGAATCTACCAGACAATCCTGAGAGATTTGATTGTTGTCACTGTGTTCTGGGCACTGAGGGGTTCACGGGCGGGAGGCGTTattgggaggtggaggtgggagacaagactgACTGGATGCTGGGGGTTTGTAgagaatctgtgagcaggaaggggtgggtcaTACTCACAACTGAGGATGGATACTGGACCATGTGGCTGTGGCATGGGGAATACAAGGTCCTCACCTCCCCCCGAACTTCCCTCCCCGTGAGCatcaggcccagccgggtggggattttcctggactatgaggcgggcgaggtctcattttacaatgtgactgacaggtcccatctcttcactttcactggcaccttctcTGGGAAGCTCCGCCCTTATTTCTGTCCTGGTCTCAATGCTGGGGGTAAAAATGtggctcccctgataatctgcccggtcccagctcaggccaTAGGGaatctgtctctgacagtgacatCCAGGGCAGAGAATGTCCCCTCCTCGTGCTGA